Proteins encoded together in one Synechococcus sp. BL107 window:
- the rpoB gene encoding DNA-directed RNA polymerase subunit beta gives MSSSAIQVAKTATFLPDLVEVQRASFKWFLDKGLIEELESFSPITDYTGKLELHFIGSEYRLKRPRHDVEEAKRRDATFASQMYVTCRLVNKETGEIKEQEVFIGELPLMTERGTFIINGAERVIVNQIVRSPGVYFKDEMDKNGRRTYNASVIPNRGAWLKFETDKNDLLHVRVDKTRKINAHVLMRAMGLSDNDVLDKLRHPEFYKKSIDAANDEGISSEDQALLELYKKLRPGEPPSVSGGQQLLQTRFFDAKRYDLGRVGRYKINKKLRLTIPDTVRTLTHEDVLSTLDYLINLELDVGGASLDDIDHLGNRRVRSVGELLQNQVRVGLNRLERIIKERMTVGETDSLTPAQLVNPKPLVAAIKEFFGSSQLSQFMDQTNPLAELTHKRRISALGPGGLTRERAGFAVRDIHPSHYGRLCPIETPEGPNAGLINSLATHARVNEYGFIETPFWKVENGVVIKSGDPIYLSADREDEVRVAPGDVATEDNGEIKADLIPVRYRQDFEKVPPEQVDYVALSPVQVISVATSLIPFLEHDDANRALMGSNMQRQAVPLLRPERALVGTGLETQVARDSGMVPISRVNGTVVYVDANAIVVLDEDGQEHTHFLQKYQRSNQDTCLNQRPIVRQGDPVIVGQVLADGSACQGGEIALGQNVLIAYMPWEGYNYEDALLVSERLVTDDLYTSVHIEKYEIEARQTKLGPEEITREIPNVAEESLGNLDEMGIIRVGAFVESGDILVGKVTPKGESDQPPEEKLLRAIFGEKARDVRDNSLRVPGTERGRVVDVRIYTREQGDELPPGANMVVRVYVAQRRKIQVGDKMAGRHGNKGIISRILPREDMPYLPDGTPVDIVLNPLGVPSRMNVGQVFELLMGWAASNLDCRVKIVPFDEMHGAEKSQQTVTTFLTEAAKLSGKDWVYNPDNPGKLVLRDGRTGLPFDQPVAVGYSHFLKLVHLVDDKIHARSTGPYSLVTQQPLGGKAQQGGQRLGEMEVWALEAYGAAYTLQELLTVKSDDMQGRNEALNAIVKGKPIPRPGTPESFKVLMRELQSLGLDIAVYTEEGKEVDLMQDVNPRRSTPSRPTYESLGVADYDED, from the coding sequence ATGAGCAGCAGCGCGATTCAGGTCGCCAAGACCGCCACCTTCCTTCCAGACTTGGTAGAGGTTCAGCGGGCCAGTTTTAAGTGGTTCTTAGATAAGGGTTTGATTGAGGAGCTAGAAAGCTTCTCTCCGATTACCGACTACACCGGCAAGCTTGAGCTGCACTTCATCGGAAGTGAATATCGACTTAAGCGTCCTCGCCACGATGTGGAAGAGGCCAAACGCCGGGATGCGACATTCGCCTCTCAGATGTATGTCACCTGCCGATTGGTTAATAAGGAAACAGGCGAAATTAAGGAACAGGAAGTATTTATAGGTGAATTGCCCCTAATGACTGAGCGTGGAACGTTCATCATTAATGGTGCTGAACGCGTGATCGTGAACCAGATCGTGCGCAGTCCAGGTGTCTATTTCAAAGATGAAATGGATAAGAATGGACGTCGTACTTACAACGCCAGTGTGATTCCCAATCGTGGGGCATGGCTGAAGTTTGAGACAGATAAAAATGATCTTCTGCACGTTCGTGTTGATAAAACGCGCAAGATCAATGCGCATGTACTCATGCGTGCCATGGGTCTTTCCGACAACGATGTGTTGGACAAACTCCGTCATCCGGAGTTTTACAAAAAGTCGATTGATGCCGCTAATGATGAAGGTATTAGCTCTGAAGATCAGGCTCTGCTTGAGCTCTACAAGAAGCTTCGTCCCGGCGAACCACCATCTGTGAGCGGCGGTCAGCAGCTTCTGCAAACGCGCTTCTTTGACGCCAAGCGCTACGACCTTGGTCGGGTTGGTCGTTACAAGATCAATAAAAAGCTTCGTCTCACTATCCCAGACACGGTCCGCACCCTCACCCATGAGGATGTGTTGTCCACGCTGGATTACCTCATCAATCTGGAATTGGATGTTGGTGGTGCAAGCCTTGATGACATTGACCACCTCGGTAACCGCCGCGTCCGTTCCGTCGGTGAATTGCTGCAGAACCAAGTTCGTGTCGGATTAAATCGGCTCGAACGCATCATCAAAGAGCGAATGACGGTTGGTGAAACCGATTCGCTCACTCCAGCCCAACTGGTGAATCCAAAGCCCCTCGTGGCGGCGATTAAGGAGTTCTTTGGCTCCAGTCAGCTGAGTCAGTTCATGGATCAGACCAATCCATTGGCTGAGCTCACCCACAAACGCCGGATTTCTGCCCTTGGTCCAGGTGGCCTAACCCGAGAGCGTGCCGGCTTTGCTGTCCGTGATATCCATCCTTCCCACTACGGCCGTCTCTGCCCGATTGAAACCCCAGAGGGCCCGAACGCAGGCCTGATCAACTCGTTGGCGACCCACGCAAGGGTCAATGAGTACGGCTTTATCGAAACCCCGTTCTGGAAAGTTGAGAACGGTGTGGTGATCAAATCTGGCGATCCCATCTATTTATCAGCTGACCGAGAAGATGAAGTTCGTGTTGCTCCTGGCGATGTTGCGACCGAAGACAACGGTGAAATCAAAGCTGATTTGATTCCCGTTCGCTACCGCCAAGATTTCGAAAAAGTCCCCCCAGAACAGGTTGATTACGTCGCCTTATCGCCAGTCCAGGTGATCTCAGTGGCCACCTCGTTGATTCCGTTCTTGGAACACGACGACGCCAACCGCGCTCTGATGGGGTCCAACATGCAGCGTCAGGCTGTGCCTCTTCTGAGGCCCGAGCGTGCTCTCGTGGGGACTGGCCTCGAGACCCAAGTGGCTCGAGATTCCGGCATGGTTCCGATCTCAAGAGTGAATGGAACCGTTGTTTACGTTGATGCCAACGCCATTGTTGTGCTCGACGAAGACGGTCAGGAGCACACGCATTTCTTACAGAAGTACCAGCGTTCCAACCAGGACACTTGCCTAAATCAGCGTCCAATCGTCCGCCAGGGTGATCCGGTCATTGTTGGTCAGGTCTTGGCGGATGGTTCCGCCTGTCAAGGCGGCGAAATTGCATTGGGACAAAACGTTCTAATCGCCTACATGCCCTGGGAGGGATACAACTACGAGGATGCCTTACTCGTTAGTGAGCGCCTTGTTACCGATGATCTCTACACCTCGGTTCACATCGAGAAGTACGAGATTGAAGCTCGCCAGACCAAGCTGGGCCCAGAGGAAATTACCCGTGAGATTCCCAACGTTGCTGAAGAAAGCCTCGGCAATCTTGACGAAATGGGAATTATCCGCGTTGGTGCTTTCGTTGAAAGTGGCGACATTTTGGTGGGTAAGGTCACGCCGAAAGGGGAGTCGGATCAACCACCAGAGGAAAAACTCCTCCGGGCCATCTTTGGCGAGAAAGCACGCGACGTTCGCGACAACTCATTGCGTGTCCCTGGAACAGAGCGCGGTCGGGTGGTTGATGTTCGGATCTATACCCGCGAACAAGGGGATGAGCTCCCGCCCGGCGCCAACATGGTGGTTCGCGTTTATGTGGCCCAGCGCCGCAAGATTCAGGTCGGCGACAAAATGGCTGGTCGCCACGGCAATAAGGGCATCATTAGCCGCATTCTTCCCCGTGAAGATATGCCATACCTGCCGGATGGCACCCCTGTCGACATCGTGCTGAACCCCCTGGGTGTGCCGAGTCGGATGAACGTTGGCCAGGTGTTCGAACTCTTGATGGGTTGGGCTGCCTCCAACCTTGATTGTCGGGTCAAGATCGTTCCTTTTGATGAAATGCATGGGGCTGAAAAGTCCCAGCAGACAGTGACGACCTTCCTCACCGAGGCGGCAAAACTGTCTGGAAAAGACTGGGTCTACAACCCTGATAATCCTGGAAAACTTGTCCTTCGCGATGGTCGTACGGGTCTTCCCTTTGATCAGCCGGTTGCCGTGGGTTATTCCCACTTCCTGAAGCTGGTGCACCTTGTCGATGACAAGATTCACGCCCGTTCCACAGGTCCTTACTCCCTGGTTACCCAGCAACCTCTGGGTGGTAAGGCCCAGCAAGGTGGTCAGCGTTTGGGTGAGATGGAGGTTTGGGCTCTTGAGGCCTATGGCGCTGCCTACACCCTTCAGGAATTGCTGACGGTTAAATCCGACGACATGCAAGGTCGTAACGAGGCCTTGAACGCCATCGTGAAAGGCAAGCCAATTCCTCGCCCCGGTACTCCCGAATCCTTCAAGGTGCTCATGCGTGAGCTCCAGTCCCTTGGTTTGGATATCGCGGTGTACACCGAGGAAGGCAAAGAAGTCGATCTGATGCAAGACGTGAACCCGCGTCGAAGTACCCCAAGTCGTCCGACCTATGAGTCCCTCGGGGTCGCTGATTACGACGAGGACTGA
- the rpsT gene encoding 30S ribosomal protein S20, which yields MANNNSAKKRIEIAERNRLRNRTYKSSMRTLMKRCFSACDAYGSTPGEEAKASVQASLREAFSKIDKAVKVGVLHRNNGANQKSRLSSAVRKVLEPTS from the coding sequence GTGGCCAATAACAATTCAGCGAAGAAGCGTATAGAGATTGCAGAGCGCAATCGTTTGCGCAACCGCACCTACAAATCGTCCATGCGCACCTTGATGAAGCGCTGCTTCAGTGCTTGCGACGCCTATGGCTCAACCCCTGGGGAAGAGGCCAAGGCCTCCGTACAGGCCTCATTGCGCGAAGCGTTCAGCAAGATCGATAAAGCTGTGAAAGTGGGCGTTCTTCACCGCAACAACGGCGCCAATCAGAAATCCAGGTTGAGCTCCGCTGTGCGCAAGGTTCTCGAACCAACCAGCTAA
- a CDS encoding DNA-directed RNA polymerase subunit beta' gives MTTSKPRKPSKAKAAKAAKAAKEALAKISKPLSKTPPPFRNHIVDKKALKNLVAWSFKHHGTAVTSSMADDLKDLGFKYATQAAVSISVDDLKVPEAKKDLLGQAEEQITATEERYRLGEITEVERHTKVIDTWTETNERLVNAVKKNFDENAPLNSVWMMANSGARGNMSQVRQLVGMRGLMANPQGEIIDLPIRTNFREGLTVTEYVISSYGARKGLVDTALRTADSGYLTRRLVDVAQDVIVREDDCGTTRHIVVEAEDSKFGNRLVGRLTAAQVVNADGEVLAERDTEIDPALSRTIEKAGVTAVSIRSPLTCEANRSVCRKCYGWALAHNELVDLGEAVGIIAAQSIGEPGTQLTMRTFHTGGVSTAESGVVRSKVAGDVEFGSKARVRPYRTPHGVEAQQAEVDFTLTIKPSGKGRPQKIDITVGSLLFVDNGQAIESDVTVAQIAAGAVKKSVEKATKDVICDLAGQVRYEEKIQPREVTDRQGNITLKAQRLGRMWVLAGDVYNLPPNALPVVAGKSTATEGQVLAEASQRSEFGGDVRLRDSIGDSREVQIVTTAMTLKDFKLLEESTHSGELWNLEAKDGTRYRLNTIPGSKIGNGEVIAELADDRFRTGTGGLVKFAPGLAIKKARSAKNGYEVNKGGTLLWVPQETHEINKDISLLMITDGQWIEAGTEVVKDIFSQTAGIVTVTQKNDILREIIVRGGDLHLSSDNKALERFEGDGQMVNPGDDVAKGVSVDTMKFVQTVETPEGKGLLLRPVEEYTIPNEAQLPELSHVKQANGPHLGIKATQRLAFKDNELIKSVEGVELLKTQLLLETFDTTPQMTVDVEKAPDKRAKTISRLRLVILESILVRRDTMSDSSHGSTHTELQVEDGISVKAGDVVATTQILCKQEGVVQLPEATEAEPVRRLIVERPEDTTTISTSGKPTVAVGDRVVDGELLASGQPSACCGEVEAVSGNSVTLRLGRPYMVSPDSLLHVRDGDLVQRGDGLALLVFERQKTGDIVQGLPRIEELLEARRPRESAILCRKPGTVEIKQGEDDDSLSVNVIESDDAIGEYPILLGRNVMVNDGQQVTAGELLTDGPINPHELLECFFEDFRSRKPLMDAAQEAIANLQHRLVTEVQNVYKSQGVSIDDKHIEVIVRQMTSKVRVEDAGDTTLLPGELIELRQVEDTNQAMAITGGAPSEFTPVLLGITKASLNTDSFISAASFQETTRVLTEAAIEGKSDWLRGLKENVIIGRLIPAGTGFSGFEEELQKEAGPHPDILSEDPAGYRRMQNLRPDYTVDMPPAASSSALLDDPSDADLEATRTRHNIDPSASTNAAFTRPDVDNELKEEQVVDAEAVEGLQEEGLLSDD, from the coding sequence ATGACCACTTCCAAGCCCCGTAAGCCCTCGAAAGCCAAAGCAGCTAAAGCGGCCAAAGCAGCCAAAGAGGCACTAGCGAAGATTTCAAAGCCCCTTTCGAAAACACCGCCTCCGTTTCGAAATCACATCGTTGATAAAAAGGCTTTAAAAAATTTGGTGGCTTGGTCGTTCAAGCATCACGGCACTGCTGTGACGTCTTCCATGGCCGATGATCTGAAAGATCTTGGATTTAAATACGCAACTCAGGCGGCTGTCTCAATTTCCGTTGACGATCTAAAAGTTCCTGAGGCTAAAAAGGATCTTCTTGGTCAGGCTGAAGAACAAATCACAGCTACCGAAGAGCGTTACAGGCTTGGTGAAATTACTGAGGTGGAACGTCATACCAAGGTGATTGATACCTGGACAGAGACCAATGAGCGTCTCGTCAACGCGGTTAAAAAGAATTTTGATGAGAATGCACCGCTCAACTCGGTGTGGATGATGGCCAACTCTGGGGCCCGGGGAAATATGTCCCAGGTTCGTCAGCTCGTGGGCATGCGTGGCTTGATGGCCAACCCACAGGGTGAAATTATTGACTTGCCGATTCGCACCAACTTCCGAGAAGGATTAACTGTTACCGAGTACGTGATCTCCTCTTACGGAGCACGGAAAGGTCTTGTTGACACGGCGTTGCGCACAGCCGACTCGGGTTATCTAACGCGCCGTTTGGTGGACGTTGCCCAAGATGTGATTGTCAGAGAGGACGATTGTGGAACAACCCGCCACATTGTTGTTGAGGCAGAAGACAGCAAATTTGGCAACCGCTTGGTGGGCCGTTTAACGGCTGCACAGGTGGTGAATGCTGATGGTGAGGTGTTGGCTGAGCGCGATACCGAGATCGACCCTGCCCTTTCAAGAACAATTGAGAAGGCTGGTGTCACCGCCGTCAGTATTCGTTCGCCTCTCACGTGTGAAGCAAATCGTTCCGTCTGCCGCAAGTGTTATGGCTGGGCCTTGGCCCACAACGAATTGGTTGATTTGGGTGAAGCGGTTGGCATCATCGCCGCTCAGTCCATTGGTGAGCCCGGAACGCAGCTCACGATGCGGACGTTCCACACCGGAGGTGTGTCTACCGCTGAAAGTGGTGTTGTTCGATCCAAAGTTGCCGGAGACGTTGAGTTCGGCAGCAAAGCGCGGGTTCGCCCCTATCGCACGCCCCATGGTGTTGAAGCTCAACAGGCAGAAGTTGATTTCACGCTCACGATTAAGCCCTCTGGCAAGGGTCGGCCTCAGAAAATCGACATCACGGTTGGCTCTTTGCTGTTCGTCGATAATGGTCAGGCCATTGAATCTGACGTCACCGTCGCGCAGATTGCCGCCGGTGCGGTGAAGAAGAGCGTTGAAAAAGCAACGAAGGATGTGATCTGCGATTTGGCGGGTCAGGTTCGTTATGAGGAAAAAATCCAACCCAGAGAGGTCACCGATCGTCAGGGAAATATCACCCTGAAAGCTCAGCGTCTTGGCCGCATGTGGGTCCTCGCTGGTGATGTTTATAACCTTCCCCCAAACGCTCTTCCTGTTGTTGCTGGTAAGTCCACTGCGACTGAAGGTCAGGTGCTTGCGGAAGCCAGCCAACGCAGCGAATTTGGTGGCGATGTTCGTTTGCGCGATTCCATTGGTGATTCCCGAGAGGTGCAAATCGTCACCACGGCGATGACCCTCAAAGACTTCAAATTGCTCGAGGAATCCACCCATTCCGGCGAATTGTGGAATCTTGAGGCGAAAGATGGCACCCGTTATCGCCTGAACACCATTCCTGGCAGCAAAATTGGCAACGGCGAGGTGATCGCCGAACTCGCAGATGATCGCTTCCGTACCGGTACGGGTGGTCTCGTCAAATTTGCACCCGGCTTGGCAATCAAAAAAGCGCGTTCTGCCAAAAATGGATACGAAGTCAATAAGGGTGGAACCTTGTTATGGGTTCCTCAAGAAACCCATGAAATCAACAAGGATATTTCTTTGTTGATGATTACTGATGGTCAATGGATTGAGGCTGGAACTGAGGTTGTTAAAGACATCTTTAGCCAAACTGCTGGCATTGTTACTGTCACCCAAAAGAACGACATTCTCCGTGAAATTATCGTTCGGGGTGGAGATCTTCACCTGAGTAGCGATAACAAAGCGCTCGAACGCTTTGAAGGCGATGGCCAAATGGTGAACCCCGGCGATGACGTCGCCAAGGGTGTGTCTGTCGACACAATGAAATTTGTGCAGACGGTCGAAACACCTGAGGGCAAGGGCCTCTTGCTTCGACCGGTTGAGGAATACACCATTCCAAATGAAGCTCAGCTTCCTGAGCTATCCCACGTGAAGCAGGCCAATGGGCCTCATTTGGGTATCAAAGCTACTCAGCGCTTGGCTTTTAAAGACAACGAGCTGATTAAGTCGGTTGAGGGTGTTGAACTGCTGAAAACGCAACTGCTTCTGGAAACCTTCGACACCACCCCACAAATGACGGTGGATGTGGAAAAGGCCCCCGACAAGCGAGCCAAGACGATCTCCCGCCTGCGTTTGGTCATTCTCGAATCGATCTTGGTTCGTCGCGACACCATGTCGGACTCCAGCCATGGCTCAACCCACACTGAGCTTCAGGTGGAAGACGGAATCTCAGTCAAGGCCGGTGATGTTGTCGCCACCACCCAGATTCTCTGTAAGCAGGAAGGTGTCGTTCAGCTGCCTGAAGCCACGGAGGCTGAGCCCGTTCGTCGCTTAATCGTTGAGCGTCCGGAAGACACCACCACGATTTCCACGTCAGGCAAGCCGACCGTGGCGGTTGGTGATCGTGTGGTTGATGGTGAGTTGCTTGCCAGTGGACAGCCTTCAGCCTGTTGTGGTGAGGTCGAAGCTGTAAGTGGCAACAGCGTCACGCTTCGCCTTGGACGTCCGTACATGGTGTCTCCCGACTCCCTGCTCCACGTTCGCGATGGTGACTTGGTTCAACGGGGAGATGGCTTGGCTCTTCTGGTGTTCGAACGCCAGAAGACCGGAGACATTGTTCAGGGTCTTCCACGGATTGAGGAACTTCTTGAAGCTCGTCGTCCGCGGGAATCCGCCATTCTTTGCCGGAAGCCTGGAACGGTTGAAATCAAGCAAGGGGAAGACGACGATTCCCTCTCCGTCAACGTGATTGAGTCCGACGATGCGATCGGTGAATACCCGATCCTTTTGGGACGCAATGTGATGGTCAACGATGGCCAGCAGGTGACGGCTGGGGAATTGCTCACAGACGGTCCGATCAATCCCCACGAGCTTCTGGAATGCTTCTTCGAAGACTTCCGTAGCCGCAAACCTTTGATGGACGCTGCTCAAGAAGCGATTGCGAATCTGCAGCACCGGCTTGTGACGGAAGTTCAGAACGTCTACAAATCTCAGGGCGTCTCGATCGACGACAAGCACATCGAGGTGATTGTTCGTCAAATGACCAGCAAGGTTCGGGTTGAAGATGCTGGTGACACCACCCTTCTACCTGGAGAGTTGATTGAGCTGAGACAGGTGGAAGACACCAACCAGGCCATGGCGATTACGGGTGGGGCTCCGTCTGAGTTCACTCCGGTCTTGCTGGGTATCACCAAGGCCTCCCTCAACACAGATAGCTTTATCTCTGCGGCATCCTTCCAGGAGACCACCCGTGTTCTCACTGAGGCTGCGATCGAAGGGAAGAGCGACTGGCTCCGTGGTCTGAAGGAGAACGTGATCATCGGACGTCTGATCCCTGCTGGAACAGGGTTCAGCGGCTTCGAAGAAGAGCTCCAGAAAGAAGCGGGTCCCCATCCCGATATTCTTTCCGAAGACCCTGCGGGATACCGCCGGATGCAAAATTTGCGTCCGGATTACACCGTGGATATGCCTCCTGCGGCTAGCTCGAGTGCTTTGCTTGACGACCCCAGTGATGCTGATCTAGAAGCCACGCGGACACGTCACAACATTGATCCTTCTGCCAGCACGAATGCTGCATTTACGCGGCCGGATGTTGATAACGAGCTCAAGGAAGAGCAAGTTGTTGATGCCGAGGCTGTTGAAGGTCTCCAAGAAGAGGGGTTGCTGTCCGACGATTGA
- a CDS encoding TatD family hydrolase has protein sequence MSPTSTLIDSHCHIVFRNFEDDLEDVATRWREAGVKALLHACVEPAEIPAIRSLADRFPEMRYSVGVHPLDTEHWCPDTVDVLRQAALDDPRVVAIGELGLDLFRDKNLEEQLAVLRPQLDLAVELNLPVIVHCRDAAEPMLDELRTRRSEGCCPAGVMHCWGGTPEEMHAFLDLGFYISFSGTVTFPKALATHACAEQVPEDRFLVETDCPFLAPVPRRGKRNEPAFVASVASRVADLRGVDVDRVAAVTTSNARRLFKLP, from the coding sequence GTGTCGCCCACCTCGACGCTGATCGACAGTCACTGTCACATCGTTTTTCGAAACTTCGAGGATGACCTCGAGGACGTTGCTACACGCTGGAGAGAGGCTGGCGTCAAGGCTCTACTGCATGCATGCGTCGAGCCAGCGGAGATTCCTGCGATCCGTTCTTTGGCTGATCGGTTCCCAGAGATGCGTTACTCCGTGGGGGTCCATCCTCTCGATACGGAGCACTGGTGTCCAGACACGGTTGATGTGCTGCGTCAGGCGGCTCTCGATGACCCACGGGTTGTTGCAATCGGTGAGCTTGGCCTCGATTTATTCCGCGACAAAAATCTGGAGGAGCAACTCGCCGTGCTTCGGCCCCAGCTTGATCTGGCTGTTGAGTTGAATCTTCCTGTGATTGTTCATTGCCGGGATGCTGCGGAGCCGATGCTGGATGAGCTCCGCACGCGACGATCGGAAGGCTGCTGCCCCGCTGGTGTAATGCATTGCTGGGGAGGGACTCCGGAGGAAATGCACGCCTTTCTCGACCTTGGCTTCTACATCAGTTTCAGCGGCACGGTCACATTTCCAAAGGCCCTCGCGACCCATGCCTGTGCCGAACAGGTTCCTGAAGACCGTTTTTTGGTTGAAACCGATTGTCCTTTCCTGGCTCCAGTGCCAAGACGTGGCAAGAGGAACGAACCGGCTTTTGTGGCCTCAGTGGCCTCTCGTGTTGCTGATTTGCGCGGTGTCGACGTGGATCGGGTCGCCGCTGTGACGACGTCCAATGCACGCCGTTTGTTCAAACTGCCTTGA
- a CDS encoding DNA-directed RNA polymerase subunit gamma translates to MTNSNLRTENHFDYVKITLASPERVMEWGQRTLPNGQVVGEVTKPETINYRTLKPEMDGLFCEKIFGPSKDWECHCGKYKRVRHRGIVCERCGVEVTESRVRRHRMGFIKLAAPVSHVWYLKGIPSYVAILLDMPLRDVEQIVYFNCYVVLDPGDHKDLKYKQLLTEDEWLEIEDEIYAEESEIENEPVVGIGAEALKQLLEDLSLEEVGQQLREDINGSKGQKRAKLIKRLRVIDNFIATGARPDWMVLDVIPVIPPDLRPMVQLDGGRFATSDLNDLYRRVINRNNRLARLQEILAPEIIVRNEKRMLQEAVDALIDNGRRGRTVVGANNRPLKSLSDIIEGKQGRFRQNLLGKRVDYSGRSVIVVGPKLKMHQCGLPKEMAIELFQPFVIHRLIRQNIVNNIKAAKKLIQRADDEVMQVLQEVIDGHPIMLNRAPTLHRLGIQAFEPKLVDGRAIQLHPLVCPAFNADFDGDQMAVHVPLAIEAQTEARMLMLASNNILSPATGEPIITPSQDMVLGSYYLTALQPGSTQPEFGDRGATFAGLDDVIHAFDDTRVGLHDWVWVRFNGEVEDDDELQEPVKSETLSDGTRIEQWTYRRDRFDEEGALISRYILTTVGRVVMNHTIIEAVAAA, encoded by the coding sequence ATGACCAACAGCAACCTCCGCACCGAGAATCACTTCGATTACGTCAAGATCACGCTTGCATCCCCTGAGCGGGTGATGGAGTGGGGTCAGCGCACCCTTCCCAACGGCCAAGTGGTCGGTGAGGTCACCAAGCCGGAGACCATCAACTACCGAACCCTGAAACCCGAGATGGACGGGTTGTTTTGCGAGAAGATTTTTGGTCCTTCCAAGGACTGGGAATGCCATTGCGGCAAATACAAGCGTGTGCGTCACCGCGGCATTGTTTGTGAGCGTTGTGGGGTTGAGGTCACGGAAAGTAGGGTCCGCCGTCATCGGATGGGCTTCATCAAGCTCGCCGCTCCGGTGTCCCACGTTTGGTATCTGAAGGGGATTCCGAGCTATGTGGCCATCCTTTTGGATATGCCGCTCCGTGATGTTGAGCAGATTGTTTACTTCAACTGCTACGTCGTTCTTGATCCAGGTGACCACAAGGATCTGAAGTACAAGCAGCTGCTGACGGAAGACGAATGGTTGGAAATCGAAGACGAGATTTATGCAGAAGAATCTGAGATTGAGAACGAACCTGTTGTTGGCATTGGTGCCGAAGCCCTCAAGCAACTTCTTGAGGATCTCAGCCTTGAAGAAGTTGGTCAGCAGCTGCGGGAAGACATCAATGGCAGTAAGGGGCAGAAACGCGCCAAGTTGATCAAGCGTCTTCGCGTAATTGATAACTTCATTGCCACCGGTGCCCGTCCCGATTGGATGGTGCTTGACGTGATTCCAGTGATTCCGCCGGATCTCCGTCCGATGGTTCAGTTGGACGGTGGTCGCTTTGCGACGTCTGATCTCAATGATCTCTACCGCCGCGTGATCAATCGGAACAACCGGTTGGCGCGGTTGCAGGAAATCTTGGCCCCCGAGATCATTGTCCGCAATGAGAAGCGGATGCTTCAAGAAGCTGTCGATGCACTGATCGATAACGGTCGTCGTGGGCGCACGGTTGTTGGTGCTAACAACCGGCCATTGAAGTCACTCAGCGACATCATTGAAGGTAAACAAGGACGTTTCCGTCAGAACCTTCTCGGTAAGCGTGTTGATTATTCAGGCCGCTCTGTGATCGTGGTGGGTCCAAAACTGAAAATGCATCAGTGTGGATTGCCAAAGGAAATGGCGATTGAGCTATTCCAGCCATTTGTGATTCACCGTCTGATTCGTCAGAACATCGTGAACAACATCAAGGCGGCAAAGAAACTCATTCAGCGCGCCGACGATGAAGTGATGCAGGTTCTCCAAGAGGTGATCGATGGTCACCCAATCATGTTGAACCGTGCTCCCACCCTTCACCGACTTGGCATTCAGGCCTTCGAACCGAAGTTGGTTGATGGTCGTGCGATCCAACTTCACCCCCTGGTCTGTCCGGCATTCAACGCCGACTTTGACGGAGACCAGATGGCTGTTCACGTACCGCTCGCGATCGAGGCTCAGACAGAAGCGCGCATGTTGATGTTGGCCAGCAACAACATCCTTTCTCCAGCGACGGGTGAACCGATCATCACTCCATCCCAGGACATGGTGTTGGGCTCTTATTACTTAACCGCTTTGCAACCGGGTTCAACGCAACCTGAATTCGGTGATCGCGGGGCAACGTTTGCAGGTCTGGACGATGTGATTCATGCCTTCGACGACACCCGTGTTGGTCTTCATGACTGGGTCTGGGTTCGTTTCAACGGAGAAGTTGAAGACGACGATGAACTGCAGGAACCAGTGAAGTCGGAAACGCTGAGCGACGGAACTCGCATTGAACAGTGGACCTACCGACGCGATCGCTTCGATGAGGAGGGAGCGCTGATCAGCCGTTACATCCTCACCACTGTTGGCCGTGTGGTTATGAATCACACCATCATCGAAGCGGTGGCCGCCGCCTGA